In the Arthrobacter sp. CDRTa11 genome, GCGTTTGGATGAAAAGGGCCGGATTATCCTCCCCGCCAAGTTTCGTGAGGAACTTGCCGGCGGGCTGGTGCTCACAAGGGGCCAAGAGCGTTGCATCTACGTCTTCAGTGAGCAGGAATTTGCGCGGGTCCACGAGCAAATGCGGGAGGCACCTATTTCCTCCAAGCAGGCGCGCGACTACATCCGTGTCTTTCTCTCTGGAGCCTCCGACGAGGTACCTGACAAGCAGGGGCGCGTGACAATTCCGCCGGCGCTCCGGGAGTATGCAGGCCTCGGCAGGGAACTGGCCGTTATCGGCGCAGGAACCCGAGCCGAGATCTGGGACGCCCAAGCCTGGAACGAGTACCTGGCAGAGAAGGAGACCGCCTTCTCTGAAACTGACGACGCCATTCCGGGGATCCTCTGATCAACGGGACGGTACGGCGGACCGCTTCTTGAATCAGATCTCCAGCCGCCCATCGGACGGCCAACCTGGCTCACTTCCCCGGAGCCAGGCGGGCACACGATAGGCGCGGATGGGGATCTGGCCCAAGAAGCAACAATCGAGCAATCACGGCAAGAAAGGACGAGGCATGAACGACC is a window encoding:
- the mraZ gene encoding division/cell wall cluster transcriptional repressor MraZ — its product is MFLGTHSPRLDEKGRIILPAKFREELAGGLVLTRGQERCIYVFSEQEFARVHEQMREAPISSKQARDYIRVFLSGASDEVPDKQGRVTIPPALREYAGLGRELAVIGAGTRAEIWDAQAWNEYLAEKETAFSETDDAIPGIL